One genomic window of Gracilinema caldarium DSM 7334 includes the following:
- a CDS encoding response regulator — MKRVLIVDDEQPIVIGLTLLFKRYFSEDFTVVGSASSGRDAIEKARELSPDILLMDVQMPGISGLEAIKTIAGQGNPKAFILITAYERFDIAREALSLGVCDYILKPVSRERLETALQSATQYLERSRELEKLRLTLTEQDHQLAPLIRDAFFYRIKHGLEYGRELFLIKKALNLQTEWAVILIAFIRSSEDEPLQSLFKRLAEYIQYKTEAIGGSLEENQYLPIVVPLKHKDANLLMDWIGRFETAFALEIHLGHIALYPGEIFPLENLTPSWKSALARYVHQGNIKEGDEQLLWPLSLDRELMIALMDSNLGQVQRLYEEILSRILARGISETHSLYRFLSILTMIVVQVSEKASIAEHETKVLLNYEEFLTRWNGGLLSAFIEKAQDTLRRIIDKAREKKSFSPTLKRALLYMENHFAEPISLEQVADMLGIAPASLSRLFSEELGNGFARTLIEYRLKKAKELLAQGTVSVREVSVACGYQDPNYFTRLFKNWIGMTPTEYMDFLKQNPEGVETK; from the coding sequence ATGAAACGAGTTCTTATTGTAGATGATGAACAACCGATTGTTATAGGGTTAACCCTGCTTTTTAAACGATATTTCTCTGAGGATTTTACCGTTGTAGGCAGTGCCTCTTCGGGGCGTGATGCGATAGAAAAAGCCCGGGAATTATCTCCGGACATTTTGCTCATGGATGTACAGATGCCAGGCATTTCCGGCCTGGAAGCGATTAAAACCATTGCAGGTCAGGGAAATCCCAAGGCGTTTATTCTCATCACAGCCTATGAACGTTTTGATATTGCCCGGGAAGCCCTGAGTTTGGGGGTATGTGATTATATTTTAAAACCCGTATCCAGGGAGCGGCTGGAAACAGCTCTGCAGTCCGCTACCCAGTATCTAGAACGGAGCAGAGAACTGGAAAAGCTCAGGCTCACATTAACTGAACAGGATCATCAATTAGCGCCCCTGATAAGAGATGCTTTTTTTTATCGAATAAAACATGGCTTAGAGTATGGACGGGAATTGTTTCTGATTAAAAAGGCCCTGAATCTGCAAACTGAGTGGGCTGTGATTCTTATTGCCTTTATTCGGTCCTCAGAGGATGAGCCATTACAAAGTCTTTTTAAAAGGCTTGCTGAGTATATCCAGTATAAAACCGAGGCTATCGGGGGCAGCCTTGAGGAAAACCAGTATTTGCCCATTGTAGTACCATTGAAGCATAAGGATGCCAATCTCCTTATGGATTGGATAGGCCGTTTTGAAACTGCCTTTGCTTTAGAAATACATCTGGGCCATATTGCCCTGTATCCCGGTGAGATCTTTCCTTTAGAGAATTTAACTCCTTCATGGAAATCCGCTTTGGCCCGTTATGTGCATCAAGGTAACATAAAAGAAGGAGACGAGCAGTTGCTCTGGCCCTTGAGTCTTGACCGGGAACTTATGATTGCACTTATGGATTCCAACTTAGGACAAGTACAACGGTTATATGAAGAAATTCTTAGCCGAATTCTTGCGAGGGGTATCAGTGAAACCCATAGTCTCTATCGGTTCCTCAGCATCCTTACCATGATTGTGGTACAAGTCTCTGAAAAGGCTTCGATTGCTGAACATGAAACTAAGGTATTACTCAATTACGAAGAGTTCCTGACACGCTGGAATGGGGGGCTGCTTTCCGCGTTTATTGAAAAAGCTCAAGATACTCTCAGAAGAATTATTGATAAGGCCAGAGAAAAGAAAAGCTTTTCTCCCACCTTAAAACGGGCTTTATTATACATGGAAAATCATTTTGCAGAGCCCATCAGTCTCGAACAGGTAGCGGATATGCTGGGGATTGCTCCCGCCAGCTTGTCCCGACTTTTTTCTGAAGAATTAGGGAATGGTTTTGCTCGAACATTGATTGAATACCGGTTAAAAAAAGCAAAGGAGCTTCTTGCTCAGGGTACTGTTTCGGTACGGGAAGTGAGTGTCGCCTGTGGGTATCAGGATCCAAACTATTTTACCCGCCTTTTTAAAAATTGGATTGGTATGACTCCCACTGAATATATGGATTTTCTAAAACAAAATCCTGAAGGAGTAGAGACGAAATGA
- a CDS encoding sensor histidine kinase — protein MMRHRLRNRIVLNSLVILFILSIVTIYTGIASLELAKSFDLLLQNNLVLKNIRKNLDETQNNLTAYLRAKNSESLKDYIRFASDLQVLAGKLNREIKDDQLFLLERNLAVLLDNYLASTENAVQAKRGRNVSSYVSQYDEAKKIEGLIKFLLDKMNTIYLDEALTSFMGYRTNINLVLFLNLLLIVLAFLVSSIFMMRYSSILTEPLEHLSETVKAVERGDYSYNLPPYEEDDEIGTLNQAFKRMQKSIQNAFEELNKKAELEKLLLEQKMQMLDYQHKLKDAELLALQTQINPHFLYNTLSAGWQLALAEHDETTAEFLEKLAEFIRYVLRPTNRFVPISEELDCVSKYIWLLKLRFAERYQFAIQVDERALSYETPALVLQPLIENAITHGLHDLEQGGTVTISVSLDENTRQILLAVADTGKGMKKEDIEEAMKAAKLDDTAEHSGIGLFNVIRRVTLSTAGRGRVSIESTEGQGSKVILYIPMELHG, from the coding sequence ATGATGCGACATCGCCTGCGGAACAGGATTGTGCTTAACTCTCTGGTTATACTCTTTATTCTTTCAATTGTTACAATATATACAGGAATTGCGTCTCTGGAGCTTGCTAAAAGTTTCGATCTTCTCTTACAGAATAATCTGGTTCTTAAGAATATCCGGAAGAATCTGGATGAAACCCAGAATAATCTTACCGCATACCTCCGAGCTAAAAATTCTGAATCCCTTAAAGACTATATCAGGTTTGCCTCCGATCTGCAGGTTCTGGCGGGCAAACTGAATCGGGAAATAAAGGATGATCAGCTCTTTTTACTGGAACGCAATCTGGCTGTTCTTCTAGACAATTACCTGGCTTCCACTGAAAACGCAGTGCAAGCAAAACGGGGCCGCAATGTCAGTAGTTATGTGAGCCAGTATGATGAAGCAAAAAAAATAGAAGGGCTTATTAAATTTTTGCTTGATAAAATGAACACCATCTATCTGGACGAAGCCCTTACATCCTTTATGGGATACCGGACTAATATCAATCTGGTTCTTTTTCTCAACCTACTGCTCATTGTTCTGGCATTTCTCGTAAGTTCTATCTTTATGATGCGGTATTCTTCGATCCTTACAGAACCTCTGGAACATCTTTCTGAGACGGTGAAGGCGGTAGAACGGGGTGATTATTCCTATAATCTGCCCCCCTACGAAGAGGATGATGAAATTGGTACGTTAAATCAGGCTTTTAAACGTATGCAGAAAAGCATTCAGAATGCCTTTGAAGAACTTAATAAAAAAGCTGAACTGGAGAAACTACTGCTCGAACAGAAAATGCAAATGCTCGACTATCAGCATAAATTGAAAGATGCGGAACTCCTGGCACTCCAGACCCAGATAAATCCCCATTTTCTCTATAATACCCTTTCTGCAGGCTGGCAGTTGGCCCTGGCCGAACATGATGAGACCACTGCGGAATTTCTTGAAAAATTAGCTGAGTTTATCCGCTATGTTCTTAGGCCAACAAACCGTTTCGTCCCTATCTCGGAAGAACTAGATTGTGTGAGTAAATATATCTGGCTTCTGAAGCTTCGTTTCGCCGAACGCTACCAATTTGCTATTCAGGTTGATGAACGGGCACTCTCTTATGAGACTCCTGCCCTCGTATTACAACCTCTTATTGAAAATGCCATTACCCACGGACTGCATGACCTTGAACAGGGTGGTACGGTAACCATCTCGGTAAGTTTGGATGAAAACACACGACAAATACTGCTCGCTGTTGCGGATACAGGCAAGGGAATGAAAAAAGAAGATATCGAAGAAGCCATGAAGGCCGCCAAGTTGGATGATACCGCAGAACATAGCGGTATCGGGCTCTTTAACGTTATTCGGCGAGTCACCCTTTCTACAGCCGGCAGGGGCCGGGTTTCGATAGAAAGTACGGAAGGGCAGGGGAGTAAGGTTATTCTCTATATTCCCATGGAGCTGCATGGATGA
- a CDS encoding substrate-binding domain-containing protein, translating into MRKNWLSLVLLIIFSIALTITTGLNIMLIGKSREVLGRSVLRNPGTLKTVKKHLIAILPAISDPFFINLYYGIQQGATKESAGLELLTYSSDVEVSQSFLSAEAYRLFDIALRSKPDGILMYFPPGSDIKGFTDKAREKLVPFVPIAMDQPVQGIPALVTSDSFIQGSEAVSTALGLLGKDARIGVILPAGNPNSFIISEEPFLNGAIFELNRKQMGKIVTAEREEENILGGEAVCTSMIERYPELNCFICTNARSTVSAAQVIIDRGLVGKIVIIGADEDLDVARLLEKGIIQATIVRDAIKMGETAVLALSQEGITSQFAPISKVSTYTKYGKATK; encoded by the coding sequence ATGCGGAAAAACTGGTTAAGTCTCGTGTTACTTATCATCTTTAGTATCGCCCTCACCATTACGACGGGCTTAAATATTATGCTTATCGGGAAAAGCCGGGAGGTACTAGGTAGATCGGTATTGAGGAATCCAGGGACACTCAAAACAGTAAAAAAGCACCTTATAGCCATATTGCCAGCAATTTCAGATCCCTTTTTCATTAACCTGTATTATGGGATTCAACAGGGAGCTACCAAAGAGTCAGCAGGATTGGAACTGTTAACCTATTCCTCAGATGTAGAGGTCAGCCAATCCTTCCTTTCCGCTGAAGCCTACCGTTTATTTGACATTGCCCTGCGTTCAAAACCCGATGGGATACTTATGTATTTTCCTCCGGGAAGCGATATAAAAGGCTTTACTGACAAGGCCAGGGAAAAACTGGTCCCTTTTGTACCTATTGCTATGGACCAGCCAGTACAGGGAATCCCGGCCCTCGTAACAAGCGATTCCTTTATCCAGGGATCGGAAGCGGTAAGTACTGCCCTGGGTCTTCTCGGAAAAGATGCACGAATCGGTGTTATTTTGCCTGCAGGGAATCCCAATTCCTTTATTATCTCAGAAGAACCCTTCCTTAATGGGGCCATTTTTGAATTGAACAGAAAACAGATGGGGAAGATTGTAACCGCTGAACGGGAAGAGGAGAATATACTTGGTGGGGAAGCGGTCTGTACTAGCATGATTGAACGCTACCCTGAATTGAACTGTTTTATCTGCACCAATGCCCGCAGTACAGTTAGTGCTGCCCAGGTTATCATTGACCGAGGCCTGGTAGGTAAAATTGTGATCATTGGTGCCGATGAGGACCTGGATGTGGCACGGCTGCTTGAAAAGGGAATAATTCAGGCAACCATCGTACGGGATGCCATTAAGATGGGAGAGACCGCAGTACTCGCCCTTTCACAAGAGGGCATAACTTCTCAATTTGCACCTATCAGTAAGGTTTCTACGTATACAAAATATGGAAAGGCAACAAAATGA
- the aat gene encoding leucyl/phenylalanyl-tRNA--protein transferase, producing MGYWRGPGPDPHFPYLTEEERFTFPDPEHCDDWIVAVGGNLSPGMLLSAYEQGIFPWYNPEDPLIWQSPDPRFVIYPETLHISESMRKIFKKGMFTIRFDTNFEEVIHGCGSVPRPGQGGTWITDDIIEAYTRLHHLGWAHSAEAYLEGELVGGCYGLRLGNVFCGESMFARYPNASKAAFLTLAKNLFEDGLDFIDCQVPTPHLQSLGGQELDRSSFLQLLQKALSVREILGRDTADRRGSWADRYTEIQ from the coding sequence ATGGGGTATTGGCGCGGGCCCGGTCCGGACCCGCATTTTCCCTATCTGACCGAGGAAGAACGCTTTACCTTTCCCGATCCCGAACACTGTGACGACTGGATTGTGGCTGTCGGGGGCAACCTTTCACCGGGGATGCTCCTCTCTGCCTATGAACAGGGAATATTCCCCTGGTACAATCCGGAGGACCCCCTCATCTGGCAATCTCCCGATCCCCGCTTTGTGATTTATCCTGAGACCCTCCATATCTCTGAATCGATGCGAAAAATCTTTAAAAAAGGAATGTTTACCATCCGGTTCGATACCAATTTCGAAGAGGTCATTCACGGTTGCGGTTCTGTTCCGAGGCCTGGTCAGGGAGGTACCTGGATAACCGATGATATTATAGAAGCCTATACAAGGTTGCACCATCTCGGCTGGGCTCACAGTGCGGAAGCCTATCTCGAAGGGGAGCTGGTAGGCGGCTGTTATGGGTTACGGCTCGGGAACGTATTCTGCGGTGAATCCATGTTTGCCCGGTATCCGAACGCCTCCAAAGCGGCCTTTTTAACACTTGCAAAAAACCTATTCGAGGATGGACTGGACTTTATAGATTGCCAGGTACCCACCCCGCATCTCCAGAGTTTAGGCGGTCAGGAACTGGACCGCAGCTCCTTCTTACAACTTTTACAAAAGGCCCTTTCAGTGAGGGAGATACTCGGCCGGGATACGGCGGACCGGCGCGGTTCCTGGGCTGACCGCTATACAGAAATACAATAG
- the clpA gene encoding ATP-dependent Clp protease ATP-binding subunit ClpA, giving the protein MQISRHVQAIINAAYNEAKVRNHEYLTPEHVLYAALAFEEVQQVLLACGADLNQIKSGMENYFEQKVPVVQNMEPTQTVGFQSVLERAVLQSQSAQKKELDVADILVSLYDEERNYCAYYLRKAGVKRIDLLEVLSHGIRFGDESEEEGDNGDPAASGSWKEKNEENGEDAEADSGIEAEPRMRPARKSALERFTTDLTALAREGKLEPVIGREHELDRTVQVLCRRLKNNPIHVGDSGVGKTAITEGLAQRIVAGNVPPTLRGFSIYALDMGALVAGTKYRGDFEERIKKVVDEILKKEKAILFIDEIHTLVGAGATSGGSLDASNLLKPALTSGKIRCIGSTTHEEYTKYFDKDRALSRRFQKIDINEPSEADAIAILKGLRHKYEEFHRVRYTDAALETAVRLSAQFITERRLPDKAIDVIDEAGAFARIQAFKARENQDAETAGEVRVDTNVPTTAESQAEAQTDTEAAFAPENLDALPIIEIDVPQIETVVARIARIPERTVGENEKDKLRFLESRLKERIFGQDAAVEAVVRAVKRSRAGFRAPNKPIANFLFVGPTGVGKTELARSLADVLGIAMHRFDMSEYQEKHTVSRLIGSPPGYVGYEEGGLLTDAVRKQPHAVVLLDEIEKAHPDIFNILLQIMDYATLTDNNGRKADFRNVVLIMTSNAGARDIGKSLIGFGERILDEAVVDGAVERIFTPEFRNRLDAVVRFGHLNQDIVASIVRKELDAFRMQLAEKQVVLEVTETCIMQLAKDGYSREFGARNVSRLIEDKIKSFFVDEVLFGRLASGGVARADWSNGAYRIEVVS; this is encoded by the coding sequence ATGCAAATCAGCCGCCATGTGCAGGCTATAATCAATGCCGCTTATAATGAAGCCAAGGTTCGGAATCACGAATATTTAACCCCCGAACATGTGCTTTATGCCGCCCTGGCCTTTGAGGAGGTTCAGCAGGTTCTGCTCGCCTGCGGTGCGGATCTGAACCAGATAAAAAGCGGTATGGAAAACTATTTTGAGCAGAAAGTTCCGGTGGTCCAGAACATGGAACCTACCCAGACGGTGGGGTTTCAGAGCGTACTTGAACGGGCGGTACTCCAAAGCCAATCGGCCCAAAAAAAAGAACTCGATGTGGCTGATATTCTCGTGTCCCTCTATGATGAGGAGCGTAATTACTGTGCCTATTATCTGCGTAAAGCCGGTGTAAAACGGATTGACCTTCTTGAGGTGCTTTCCCATGGGATCCGTTTTGGGGATGAATCGGAAGAGGAGGGGGATAATGGGGACCCAGCCGCTTCAGGCTCATGGAAAGAAAAAAATGAAGAGAACGGAGAAGATGCAGAGGCTGATAGCGGTATCGAGGCTGAACCGCGCATGCGGCCGGCCCGTAAGAGTGCCCTAGAGCGGTTTACTACTGACCTGACTGCCCTGGCTCGGGAGGGCAAGCTCGAGCCTGTGATTGGCCGGGAACACGAACTGGATCGAACGGTCCAGGTCCTGTGCCGCCGCCTGAAAAATAATCCCATCCATGTGGGGGATTCCGGTGTGGGGAAAACCGCCATTACCGAGGGGCTTGCCCAGCGAATTGTGGCAGGCAATGTGCCGCCGACCTTGAGGGGATTTTCAATCTACGCTTTGGACATGGGTGCCCTTGTGGCAGGAACCAAGTACCGGGGTGATTTTGAGGAACGAATTAAGAAGGTGGTGGATGAAATCCTGAAAAAAGAAAAGGCCATCCTTTTTATTGATGAAATTCACACCCTGGTGGGTGCCGGTGCGACTTCAGGGGGCTCCCTGGATGCCTCGAATTTACTGAAACCTGCGCTGACCTCAGGCAAGATTCGCTGTATTGGCTCCACAACCCACGAAGAATACACCAAGTATTTCGATAAGGACCGGGCGCTTTCGCGCCGGTTCCAGAAAATTGATATAAACGAGCCCAGTGAGGCCGATGCGATTGCGATTCTTAAGGGGCTCCGGCACAAATATGAAGAATTCCACCGCGTTCGCTATACCGATGCGGCCCTCGAAACGGCGGTGCGCCTCTCTGCCCAGTTTATCACCGAGCGGCGTCTTCCCGATAAGGCCATCGATGTGATCGATGAGGCCGGTGCCTTTGCCCGGATCCAGGCCTTTAAGGCTCGGGAAAATCAGGATGCAGAGACAGCGGGGGAAGTCCGGGTAGACACCAATGTCCCCACCACCGCAGAATCTCAGGCAGAGGCCCAGACAGATACAGAGGCAGCCTTTGCCCCTGAAAACCTGGATGCTCTGCCTATTATAGAGATTGATGTTCCTCAGATCGAAACTGTGGTAGCCCGGATTGCCCGGATTCCCGAACGCACGGTTGGAGAAAATGAAAAGGATAAGCTCCGGTTCCTCGAAAGCCGCCTCAAGGAGCGAATCTTCGGCCAGGATGCGGCGGTCGAAGCCGTCGTTCGGGCGGTAAAACGATCCCGGGCTGGATTCCGTGCTCCCAATAAGCCCATTGCCAATTTCCTCTTTGTTGGTCCTACGGGGGTAGGTAAAACTGAGCTCGCCCGGAGTCTGGCGGATGTGTTGGGCATTGCCATGCATCGCTTTGATATGAGTGAATATCAGGAAAAGCATACCGTGAGCAGGCTTATTGGGTCTCCTCCCGGGTATGTGGGATATGAAGAGGGCGGGCTCTTAACCGATGCGGTTCGCAAGCAGCCCCATGCGGTGGTTCTGCTGGACGAAATAGAAAAGGCCCATCCGGATATCTTCAACATACTTTTACAGATTATGGACTATGCTACATTGACCGACAACAACGGCAGAAAAGCCGACTTCCGCAATGTGGTGCTTATCATGACCAGCAATGCCGGTGCCCGGGATATCGGCAAAAGCCTCATTGGTTTTGGGGAACGGATCCTCGATGAGGCGGTGGTGGATGGGGCGGTAGAGCGGATCTTTACCCCCGAATTCCGAAACCGCCTGGATGCGGTGGTCCGCTTTGGCCACCTGAACCAGGACATTGTGGCATCCATAGTCCGCAAGGAATTGGACGCCTTCAGGATGCAGTTGGCTGAAAAGCAGGTTGTGCTGGAAGTGACCGAGACCTGTATCATGCAGCTTGCTAAGGATGGATACAGTCGTGAATTCGGCGCACGCAATGTGAGCAGACTAATAGAAGATAAAATTAAGAGCTTCTTTGTAGATGAGGTCCTCTTTGGCCGGCTTGCCTCTGGCGGAGTGGCCCGCGCAGACTGGTCCAACGGTGCATACCGTATCGAGGTGGTTTCCTAA
- the clpS gene encoding ATP-dependent Clp protease adapter ClpS, which produces MSKRMSLGTLLKPKQEQKLQEPEQYQVVLLNDDYTTMDFVVAVLIMVFHKDEMEAQRIMLDVHKKGRGVVGMYPWDIAITKAEQVHSLARQSEFPLRCVVEKA; this is translated from the coding sequence ATGTCTAAACGCATGAGTTTGGGTACCCTTTTAAAGCCAAAACAGGAACAGAAACTGCAGGAACCAGAGCAATACCAGGTGGTACTGCTTAATGATGACTATACCACCATGGACTTTGTAGTTGCTGTTTTAATAATGGTGTTTCACAAGGATGAGATGGAAGCCCAACGGATCATGCTGGATGTTCATAAAAAGGGCAGGGGGGTGGTTGGAATGTATCCCTGGGATATAGCGATCACCAAGGCTGAGCAGGTGCACAGTCTAGCCCGGCAATCCGAATTCCCCCTTCGTTGTGTTGTAGAAAAAGCTTAA
- a CDS encoding type II toxin-antitoxin system VapC family toxin encodes MGIMTYLLDTCTLLWWWSDPGRLSPRVLSLIKDRENPCLVSVASAWEVATKYRIGKYPQGFLVITDWEQRVWEDGFIEFPISWSHALKAGSLPGEHRDPFDRMIAAQAIISNISVLTCDSAIAGLGAMTVW; translated from the coding sequence ATGGGAATCATGACCTATTTACTTGATACCTGTACACTGCTCTGGTGGTGGTCAGATCCTGGACGCCTCTCACCACGGGTTTTGTCCCTTATTAAGGATCGGGAGAACCCTTGTCTTGTGAGTGTGGCCTCAGCCTGGGAAGTAGCAACGAAATATCGTATAGGCAAGTATCCTCAAGGATTTCTGGTTATCACTGACTGGGAGCAACGAGTATGGGAAGATGGATTCATTGAGTTCCCCATCAGTTGGTCACATGCTCTTAAAGCTGGATCCTTACCCGGAGAACATCGGGACCCCTTTGATCGGATGATTGCGGCCCAGGCTATAATATCAAACATCTCTGTCCTCACCTGTGATTCTGCCATAGCTGGGCTCGGAGCAATGACTGTTTGGTAA
- a CDS encoding exodeoxyribonuclease III yields MRILSWNVNGLRAVEKKGFVQWMRDESADVVCIQETKAHPGQLSPELLEPVDAEGKPYKSYWASAKKAGYSGTAIYSRIEPLNIRTMGIKDFDDEGRVLIADFDRFTLISAYFPNSQEAGARLDYKLAFCDAMLETCNKLVQSGKNIILCGDYNIAHTPIDLARPEDNEENPGYLPEERAWMTKFLFAGYVDTFRAEHPGEGGHYTWWSYRTRARERNIGWRIDYHCVNEAFQPEVQRSIIRPEVTGSDHCPIEIVVR; encoded by the coding sequence ATGCGTATACTTTCCTGGAACGTGAATGGCCTGCGGGCGGTGGAAAAAAAAGGATTTGTTCAATGGATGCGGGATGAATCGGCCGATGTGGTATGTATTCAGGAAACCAAGGCCCATCCAGGACAGCTCTCGCCGGAACTGCTTGAACCTGTTGATGCGGAAGGGAAACCCTACAAATCCTACTGGGCTTCTGCCAAGAAAGCCGGATATTCGGGTACTGCTATCTACTCAAGAATTGAACCCTTGAACATACGGACCATGGGAATTAAGGATTTTGATGATGAAGGCCGGGTCCTTATTGCCGATTTCGATCGTTTTACCCTTATCAGCGCCTATTTTCCCAATTCCCAGGAAGCAGGAGCGCGGCTGGATTACAAGCTCGCATTCTGTGACGCCATGCTGGAAACCTGTAACAAGCTTGTCCAGTCGGGGAAAAATATCATTCTCTGTGGAGACTATAATATAGCCCATACCCCCATAGACCTGGCCCGTCCGGAAGACAATGAGGAAAATCCGGGCTACCTGCCGGAAGAACGGGCATGGATGACCAAATTCCTTTTTGCGGGTTATGTGGATACCTTCCGGGCTGAACATCCTGGTGAAGGGGGCCATTATACCTGGTGGTCCTACCGTACGAGAGCCCGGGAACGGAACATAGGCTGGCGTATTGACTACCATTGTGTCAACGAGGCTTTTCAGCCTGAAGTACAAAGATCAATCATTAGGCCGGAAGTTACCGGTTCAGATCATTGTCCCATAGAAATAGTTGTAAGGTAG
- a CDS encoding rhomboid family intramembrane serine protease has product MHIKYNAPTVLTYAFTSALVLILSQTLLPSLTTSLFMVPGKHQFNPRDIVNWVRIFTHVIGHANWTHLISNFSFILLIGPILEETYGSLSLFFMIAVTAFVTGILNAFLLPTALLGASGVVFMMILLASFTNFRQGEIPLTFILVLTLYLGREIFNSFTSNNISEFAHIVGGFCGSLFGFFRPAKR; this is encoded by the coding sequence ATGCATATTAAGTACAATGCACCCACCGTATTAACCTATGCATTTACGAGCGCCCTTGTACTCATCTTAAGCCAGACCCTGCTTCCGAGCCTGACCACATCCCTTTTCATGGTGCCGGGGAAACATCAGTTTAATCCCCGGGATATTGTTAATTGGGTCAGGATTTTTACCCATGTGATTGGACATGCCAACTGGACCCATCTGATATCTAATTTTTCATTCATTCTGCTCATCGGACCAATTCTCGAAGAAACCTATGGCTCCCTTTCTTTGTTTTTTATGATTGCGGTAACCGCTTTTGTAACGGGAATTCTTAATGCATTTTTACTTCCCACGGCCCTGCTCGGTGCCAGCGGGGTGGTATTCATGATGATACTGCTGGCCTCATTTACCAACTTCAGACAGGGCGAAATCCCCCTCACCTTTATTCTGGTATTAACCCTTTATCTGGGCCGTGAAATTTTTAATTCTTTTACAAGTAATAATATATCAGAATTTGCCCACATCGTGGGAGGTTTCTGCGGCAGTCTTTTTGGATTTTTCAGACCCGCAAAACGATAA
- a CDS encoding ArsR/SmtB family transcription factor has product MESHEPYVIVNTLENQDIILALGSEIRLSIINLLIDKKLNINEIAQALKLPQSTVATNVAVLEKAGLLHTELISAKKGNQKRCTTAYKEILVQFRSPQQVQESAIEVEMPIGLYTAFHVSPPCGLCSPTGIVGYLDVPDSFLNPERMAAGLLWFETGYVEYQFPNNSLYTEKPVQALELSAELSSETPGTNSNWKSDITLWVNSIEIGTWTSPGDFGDRRGKYTPDWWKLEGSQYGLLPKWRITDTGSYVDDVLISSVTLQDLHLNDHHSIRVRIGVKEDALHPGGINIFGRGFGDYNQAILLKLYL; this is encoded by the coding sequence ATGGAATCCCATGAACCCTATGTAATTGTCAACACGCTTGAAAACCAGGATATCATTCTAGCGCTGGGATCAGAAATACGGCTCTCTATCATCAACCTATTGATTGATAAAAAATTGAATATTAATGAAATCGCCCAGGCTCTGAAGCTTCCCCAATCTACGGTGGCCACCAATGTGGCTGTTCTTGAGAAGGCTGGCCTTTTGCATACTGAACTGATCAGTGCAAAGAAGGGGAATCAGAAACGCTGTACCACTGCATATAAAGAAATTCTGGTCCAATTTCGTTCACCTCAACAGGTACAGGAATCGGCAATCGAGGTGGAAATGCCGATTGGTCTTTATACGGCCTTTCATGTCTCTCCTCCCTGCGGCTTGTGTTCCCCAACGGGTATTGTTGGCTACCTGGATGTCCCTGATTCGTTTCTCAACCCTGAACGGATGGCTGCAGGGCTTCTCTGGTTTGAAACCGGTTATGTGGAATATCAATTTCCCAATAACAGCCTTTATACTGAGAAGCCGGTACAGGCCCTTGAGTTGAGTGCAGAACTGTCTTCCGAAACACCGGGGACCAACAGCAATTGGAAGTCTGATATCACCCTTTGGGTTAATTCCATAGAAATTGGTACCTGGACAAGCCCCGGCGACTTTGGGGATCGGCGAGGGAAATATACCCCCGACTGGTGGAAGCTGGAAGGTTCTCAATATGGTCTGTTACCAAAATGGCGAATTACCGATACAGGCTCCTATGTGGATGATGTGTTGATATCCTCTGTAACCTTACAGGACCTGCATCTCAACGATCATCATTCAATACGCGTTCGAATCGGGGTTAAAGAGGATGCGCTTCATCCCGGTGGGATAAACATTTTTGGACGTGGTTTTGGTGATTATAATCAGGCAATCCTGCTCAAGCTCTATTTGTAA